Proteins encoded by one window of Brevibacterium atlanticum:
- the era gene encoding GTPase Era, producing MEFRTDYPEDYKAGFACFVGRPNTGKSTLTNALVGEKVAITSAKPQTTRHTIRGIVHRDDHQLILIDTPGLHKPRTLLGSRLNDLVAMTLSEVDVIGFCLPADEPIGPGDRYIASQLELLDGRTPIVALVTKVDLVPKDKVAEALLAVGELADFADVVPVSAAEGFQVETVDSVLAGHLPVSPPLYPDGDLTDEPEEMMIAELVREAALEGVRDELPHSLAVQVEEMYPREGRSEDNPLWNVHVNLYVERPSQKAIIIGKGGSRLKAIGSESRQGIERLLGTKVYLDLHVKVAKDWQRDPKQLGRLGFDFNRN from the coding sequence CTACAAGGCCGGATTCGCCTGCTTCGTCGGCCGGCCGAACACCGGCAAGTCGACCCTGACGAACGCCCTGGTGGGGGAGAAGGTCGCGATCACCTCGGCGAAGCCGCAGACGACCAGGCACACCATCCGCGGCATCGTCCATCGCGATGACCACCAGCTCATCCTCATCGACACCCCGGGCCTGCACAAGCCGCGGACCCTGCTGGGATCGCGCCTGAACGACCTCGTGGCGATGACGCTCAGCGAGGTCGACGTCATCGGCTTCTGCCTGCCCGCGGATGAGCCGATCGGTCCCGGTGACCGCTACATCGCCTCCCAGCTCGAGCTCCTCGACGGCCGCACGCCGATCGTGGCGCTGGTGACGAAGGTCGATCTCGTCCCCAAGGACAAGGTCGCCGAGGCTCTGCTGGCCGTTGGTGAGCTCGCCGACTTCGCCGATGTCGTCCCCGTCTCTGCAGCAGAGGGCTTCCAGGTCGAGACCGTCGATTCGGTGTTGGCCGGTCATCTGCCCGTCTCACCTCCGCTCTACCCGGACGGTGACCTCACCGACGAACCCGAAGAGATGATGATCGCCGAACTCGTCCGCGAAGCCGCCCTCGAGGGCGTTCGCGACGAACTGCCGCATTCCCTGGCCGTGCAGGTCGAGGAGATGTACCCGCGGGAGGGGCGCAGCGAGGACAACCCGCTGTGGAACGTCCACGTCAACCTCTACGTCGAACGCCCCAGCCAGAAGGCGATCATCATCGGCAAGGGCGGCAGCAGGCTCAAGGCCATCGGATCCGAATCGAGGCAGGGCATCGAACGGCTGCTCGGCACGAAGGTCTACCTCGACCTGCACGTCAAGGTCGCCAAGGACTGGCAGCGGGACCCCAAACAGCTCGGTCGCCTCGGCTTCGACTTCAACCGGAACTGA
- a CDS encoding DUF4190 domain-containing protein, translating to MSTPQNPYGSGDGSGGNNPNGQNPNSQPSAPGQGGDQNQGEQPPQYGSQPQQPNYGQGGNDGSQGYGQQPPQYGASNDQNQYGSQPQYGQNAGGQDQNQYGSQPQYGQNAGGQDQNQYGSQPQYGQNQNQDPYGQNQNQYGQGQYGQNPYDASAQYDANQYGQQPAYAGADGSSDQFIPANPNAAYSQYPSGSGGNTSKNIWGILALIGGIVGILGAFVFGGGALFGIAAIIFGFVGLSAVKKGLASNKGLNITGIILGAVSVIISIIVIVATIMFGAFIFKAADEAASSSAPADPSQGAGQDPAQDPSEGSGSSDGGEPAPAQGSDVTIGDDLTATVSVKPGTADSSATGADSTNGQIAVVTMTVKNNSSEDVDLTLSDLNANNGGSKDYDDVFDGSNYRGSLAFADPVPAGGEKTYEFAFAVESSDIDAMHVQLKLNEDYGSGTDFEWKKQ from the coding sequence ATGTCTACTCCTCAGAACCCGTACGGTTCGGGCGACGGTTCGGGCGGCAACAACCCGAACGGCCAGAACCCCAACAGCCAGCCGAGCGCCCCCGGCCAGGGCGGCGACCAGAACCAGGGAGAGCAGCCTCCCCAGTACGGTTCCCAGCCGCAGCAGCCGAACTACGGCCAGGGCGGCAACGACGGTTCGCAGGGATACGGGCAACAGCCTCCGCAGTACGGTGCGTCGAACGATCAGAACCAGTACGGTTCTCAGCCGCAGTACGGTCAGAATGCCGGTGGTCAGGATCAGAACCAGTACGGCTCGCAGCCGCAGTACGGTCAGAACGCCGGTGGTCAGGATCAGAACCAGTATGGCTCCCAGCCGCAGTACGGGCAGAACCAGAACCAGGACCCCTACGGCCAGAATCAGAACCAGTACGGGCAGGGTCAGTACGGTCAGAATCCGTACGACGCGAGCGCGCAGTACGATGCCAACCAGTACGGTCAACAGCCGGCCTACGCGGGAGCTGACGGGTCCTCCGATCAGTTCATCCCAGCCAACCCGAACGCGGCCTACAGCCAGTACCCTTCGGGCTCCGGCGGCAACACCTCGAAGAACATCTGGGGCATCCTCGCCCTCATCGGCGGCATCGTCGGCATCCTCGGCGCCTTCGTCTTCGGCGGCGGCGCACTCTTCGGCATCGCTGCGATCATCTTCGGCTTCGTCGGACTCTCCGCGGTCAAGAAGGGCCTGGCCAGCAACAAGGGCCTCAACATCACCGGCATCATCCTCGGCGCCGTCTCAGTCATCATCTCGATCATCGTGATCGTGGCGACGATCATGTTCGGTGCGTTCATCTTCAAGGCCGCCGACGAGGCAGCCAGCTCGTCGGCACCGGCAGATCCCAGCCAGGGTGCCGGCCAGGACCCGGCCCAGGACCCGAGCGAGGGCTCCGGCAGCTCCGACGGTGGAGAGCCTGCCCCCGCACAAGGCAGCGACGTCACGATCGGCGACGATCTCACTGCCACTGTTTCGGTCAAACCGGGCACCGCAGATTCGAGCGCCACGGGTGCGGACTCGACGAACGGCCAGATCGCCGTGGTCACCATGACCGTCAAGAACAATTCGAGCGAAGACGTCGACCTGACCCTGTCCGATCTGAACGCGAACAACGGCGGCAGCAAGGACTACGACGATGTGTTCGACGGCTCGAACTACCGCGGTTCGCTCGCCTTCGCCGATCCTGTCCCCGCCGGAGGCGAGAAGACCTACGAGTTCGCCTTCGCCGTCGAGTCGTCCGATATCGACGCCATGCACGTCCAGCTCAAACTGAACGAGGACTACGGCAGCGGCACGGACTTCGAGTGGAAGAAGCAGTGA
- a CDS encoding TIGR02611 family protein, giving the protein MHPDPQSSRPNGWFSRHHRQGPRPWRKLRLGFLRWRQTVLANPHTARLYRTIVGGLGTLIVLIGLMLVPLPGPGWLIVIIGLFIISSEFQWARRLLHFVRVNVEKWTRWIMAQRLWVRWTIGALTAAFVAVVVWGALKLTGLPDWVPDLPIFELLSLR; this is encoded by the coding sequence GTGCACCCCGATCCCCAGTCCAGCCGCCCCAACGGGTGGTTCTCGCGCCATCATCGGCAAGGCCCCCGACCGTGGCGGAAGCTGCGGCTGGGCTTCCTGCGCTGGCGGCAGACGGTGCTGGCGAATCCGCACACGGCTCGCCTCTATCGGACCATCGTCGGCGGCCTGGGCACCCTCATCGTCCTCATCGGCCTCATGCTCGTCCCCCTGCCCGGTCCTGGCTGGCTCATCGTCATCATCGGGCTGTTCATCATCTCGAGCGAGTTCCAGTGGGCACGCAGACTGCTTCATTTCGTGCGGGTGAACGTCGAGAAGTGGACACGCTGGATCATGGCCCAGCGGCTCTGGGTCCGCTGGACGATCGGTGCGCTCACCGCGGCCTTCGTCGCGGTCGTCGTCTGGGGTGCGCTCAAGCTGACCGGTCTGCCCGATTGGGTGCCGGATCTGCCCATCTTCGAACTGCTCAGCCTGCGCTGA
- the zapE gene encoding cell division protein ZapE yields the protein MNAEQTLVALSDRSPQVAPEELIAGLVPPPQFEDVSFDSYRTDPAEPSQAEARAKLEQFTSQSNSPGFFGRLFSKGKSGPKGVYLDGGYGVGKTHLLASAWHANEKPATFGTFVEYTNLVGALGFARARDDLSKMKLVCVDEFELDDPGDTVLMSRLMRELTDAGVKIIATSNTLPGSLGEGRFAAQDFLREIQALADQFEVYRIDGQDYRHRALSSPADPLSADELDAAAAELGGVIARDDFSELVNHLSSVHPSRYGRMVDGIDNAVWENVVTIENESVALRFVALVDRLYDRNVHIINSGVPLDKVFTEESLAGGYKKKYLRCLSRLTALSS from the coding sequence GTGAATGCCGAGCAGACTCTGGTCGCCCTGAGCGATCGATCCCCACAGGTTGCCCCCGAAGAGCTCATCGCAGGTCTCGTCCCGCCTCCGCAGTTCGAGGACGTGTCCTTCGACAGCTACCGCACCGACCCGGCCGAACCGTCCCAGGCTGAGGCGCGGGCCAAGCTCGAACAGTTCACCTCACAGTCGAACTCGCCGGGCTTCTTCGGCAGACTCTTCTCGAAGGGGAAGTCCGGTCCGAAGGGCGTCTACCTCGACGGCGGATACGGCGTCGGCAAGACCCACCTCCTGGCCTCGGCGTGGCATGCCAATGAGAAGCCTGCCACCTTCGGCACCTTCGTCGAATACACGAACCTCGTCGGTGCCCTCGGCTTCGCCCGGGCCCGCGACGACCTGTCGAAGATGAAGCTCGTGTGCGTCGATGAGTTCGAACTCGACGATCCCGGCGACACCGTGCTCATGTCTCGGCTCATGCGGGAACTCACCGACGCGGGAGTGAAGATCATCGCCACGTCGAATACTCTGCCCGGATCGTTGGGGGAGGGGCGCTTCGCCGCTCAGGACTTCCTCCGCGAGATCCAGGCCCTGGCCGACCAGTTCGAGGTCTATCGCATCGATGGTCAGGACTATCGCCACCGCGCCCTGAGCTCCCCGGCGGATCCGCTGTCTGCCGACGAACTCGATGCGGCTGCGGCGGAACTCGGCGGTGTCATCGCCCGCGATGACTTCTCCGAGCTCGTCAACCACCTCTCGTCCGTTCATCCGTCGCGCTACGGGCGTATGGTCGACGGCATCGACAATGCGGTGTGGGAGAACGTGGTGACCATCGAGAACGAGAGCGTGGCGCTGCGTTTCGTCGCACTCGTCGACCGGCTCTACGACCGCAACGTCCACATCATCAACTCCGGTGTCCCGCTCGACAAGGTCTTCACCGAGGAGTCGCTGGCCGGCGGCTACAAGAAGAAGTACTTGCGCTGCCTGTCCCGGCTCACCGCGCTGTCGTCCTGA